The following is a genomic window from Pseudomonas sp. FP2335.
GTGCGCAGGAGCGAGTGTTCTCGCTCCTGCCGCTCAGTCGAGCATCCGCCGTACGTTCTCCAGGGCGCTGTCGGCAAACGTCTGCACAAACTGCTCAAACCCCGCCTGCGCCGCATCTACCGGCTCGGCAACAATGGTCCAGGTCGCCCTGGCACATCGCTCGCCCAGTGTTTCCACACGCATTGACGCCCACAGCCTGGCGATTCCCAACGTGTTGTAGAGGGCGGTCCAGGTCATGTACATGGCGTCGTCGTCACGGCTGTTGAGTTGCTCGACGACGCAGTGCCCATCGCGGAAAAATTTCGTACGCAATGCGCCGATGCCCTCTCCGGTCATCGTAATGTGCGAGAGGGCAGGAATGAACTTATCGAAGCCTGCGAACTGACCTACCAAGCCCCACAGCCGGGTGGCTTCGCAGGCGACTACCACCGAGGCTACCTGCGGTGCGCTGTCGGGGTTGCGGATCAATGTATCGGGTTGCAGCGGTTTCATGGGGGATGTCCTGGTAGGGTTCAGAGAAAGCCGATGGCCTTGAGGTAGTCGCAACCCTTGCGCAACAACGCCGGGCTTTTTTCGGGGTACTGCGCGTGCATGGCCTGCACCCCCCGCCGCGCGTTGTCGTGATGGATCATCGAGGTGTCGCCGATGTCTTCCCCCAGGCCTTCCAGGTAAAAACCCAACACACCGAACAACGCGTTGTCGGCGCTGACGGTGTGCAGCGCGTGCTGCCAGCAGGCCACGCTGACACGCTCGAACCGGAAGCCGGCGAGGCTGAAGGCATCGAGATAGTGGTCCCAGCTCAGGGGCTGCGGGTTATGCAGGTTGAACACGTTTCGCCCGCACTCAAATCGGCCGCAGTGGAACGCGAGAAAACGCGCGAAAAAATCCACCGGCATCAAGTCGTAGTTCACCGCCAGGCGCGGCAGCAAACCCAATTGCAGCGAGCCCTTGAGCATCAACATCAGGCGGTTCTTCTGGGGTTGGCACACCCCGTTGCGACTGTTGAAACTGATGTTTCCCGGGCGATGAATATTCACCCAGGCGCCTTGCGCCACCGCGCGGCCGATCAGGCGCTCGGCAACCCATTTGGACAGGTTGTAACCGTTCTTGATGTACAGCGGCAGGCTGCTCGCGGCGGGCGCTTCGAGGATGTGTCCTGCGGCGTCCATAGCGCTGCATGCCGACAGCGTCGAGATGAAATTGCACACCTTCTTGCTCCCGGTTTCACACAGGCGCAGGCATTCCAGCACGGGTTCGACGTTATCCCCGGCCAGTGCGCCGTAGTCCAGCACATGGTTGACCTGCGCGGCGTTGTGTACCAGTGCACCAAAGCCCCTGGCGAGCTCGTTGTACACCGCGTCGTCCAGGCCTAATCGCGGCTGGCTGATGTCGGCGGGGTATACCCGCACCCGGCTCAGGTCGAGGTGTTCCAAGCGGTATTCGCAAAGGGCCTGGTTGAAGCGTTGCAGGGCCGAATGCCCCGGCAGTTCGCGCACCAGGCACGCCACCTGCGTGGCACCACCGGCCAGCAACGCCTCGACGATATGCACGCCGATAAAACTGTTGGCGCCCGTAACGATGACCTTGCGGCAGTCGCCCGCACGGTCCTCGGCCAGCATCCGCACCGACACACTCCGTTGCGCATCGCGCACGGCCTGGCCGGACGGTGCGCAGGGCAACACGTCATCTGCCATCAGCAACGCGAGCGTGCGAATCGTCGGCACTTCGAAGAAACGGTTCAATGCCAGGCTGCGCCCAAACCGCTCGCGGATGCGCAGCAACAACGTCGAGAGCAGAATCGAATGGCCGCCGAGGTTGAAGAAGCTGTCGTCGATCGACAACTGCGCCACGGGCACTTGCAACAGTTCGCTCCACAGATCTGCCAGCTGCGTTTGTAGAGGTGTTTGCGCGGGTTGGTCCGAGCCGATCGACGTGGCTTGAACCGGCAAGCCCAGTAACGCCTGGCGGTCGACCTTACCGTTGCTGGCGTACGGCAGGCTTGGCAACTGCGTCCACACGTCCGGTTGCAGATAATCCGGCAGCCACTGCCGTGCGTGCTGTTTGAGTGCGCACAGTGTGGCACCGGGTTCCGGCCGGGCGACAACGCCACGGATTCTCTGCTCGGCATCCACCACCACCGCCACCTGGCGGTACAACCGGCTGTCGCGCAGGCATTGCTCCACCTCCTGCGGTTCGACCCGGAAGCCGCGGATCTTCACCTGCCCGTCGCGTCGGCCACCGAGGACGATACCGTCAGCGGTCCACTGCGCCAGGTCTCCACTGCGATACGCCCGCACAGCCTGGCCGTCGGGCAGCGCCAGGGTCACGAAAGGGTTATCGCTCGATTGCGCGGCATCCACATACCCCAGGCTTACCCCAGGACCGACGATGTACAACTCGCCCATCACCTGTTCGTCCACCGGTTGCAGGTCGTCGTCGAGGATCAGTACCTGGCTGTTGGCAATGGGACAGCCCACGTTGCAATTGCTGTCCCCCGCTTGCAGCCGCCGATGGGTGACCAGCACCGTGGCTTCGGTGGGGCCGTAGAGGTTGTGCAATTGGCACTGGCCAGCCAACCGCTCGATCACGTGGGGCTCGCAGACTTCACCGCCGGTCAGCAGGTGTTGCAGGCCCAGGGGCAGATCGGGCGGCAGGAGGCTGAGCACCGCCGGCGGTAGGAACCCATGGCTGACGCGTTGCTCGCGGATCAGTGCGACCAACTGATGGGGATCCAGCCGTTGCGCCTCGTTGGGCACGATCAACTGCGCGCCGGCGATCAGGCTGGGGAAAATATCCATCAGCGAAGCGTCGAACCCCAGTGAGGCGAACTGCAGCACGCGGCTCTCTTCACCCAGTGCCATGCGAGTGGTGAACCATGTTGTGAAATGTGCGAGGTTGCCTTGGCTGAGCAATACGCCCTTGGGGCGGCCGCTGGTGCCTGAGGTGAACAGCACCATGCAGGGCGCATCCAGGTTGGGGCGCTGCAGCAGCAACGATTGCGTGGTGTCGATGCCCGCGTCGCCGGCGCGGCTCACATCCAGCGCAACGAATTGCCCGCGCAGCGGGTGTCGGCCGTCGTCGAGCAACACCTTGGCCCCAGCGCTTTCCAGCAGGGCCTGCTGGCGCTGTGGCGGATGCTCCGGTGCCAGCGGCAGGTACACTGCGCCACAGCCCAGCAGCGCAAGCAGGCTCCCATAGAGCGCTGCGGATTTCTCCAGGCACACGCCGACCACTGCCGGTACTTCGAGATCGGCCAGCAGTGGCCTCAACTGCTGCTGGATCGCCAATGCCTGACGGTGCAATTGCCGATAAGTCAGCACCTCGCCCGCGATATTCAGGGCCGGCCGCCCGGCGAAGGTCCGCAGGCTGACCTGCAACCGTTCGATCATCGGCACCTGGGCGGCTTGCCGCAGCGTTGGGTCAGCGGTGCGATTGAACCTGTGCATGAATGCCAGCGCGTCCAGGCCTTGCAAGCCCTGTTCCGGCCAACGGTTGGCGCAGGTTGGCTGGGCAAGGTACCCAGGGTCGCGGGCAAGACCGCTGACGTGCAGGGCAACCCATTGCGCCAGCGTGTCCGTCGCCTGTCGATGCAAGCGCTGGCCGTTACCACTGGGCTCTTCGGGCACGTCCTGGGTCGCCAGCAACCGCTGTTCACGGTCATAGCTGCGCAGTTGCAGGGCGGGCAGGCCGGATTCGTTCAGCGGGCCAACGCCCAGGCGCAGGCTTAGCCGCGGCGCGTGCGCCAGGTGTGTCGGCAGCGGTTGGCTGCCGTCTTCGATCACCAGATCGGCCAACTCATGCCCAGGCCCATGACCGTACTGCTCGACCCATTGCCTCACGGCCTCCAGCGCTTTGCTGACACCGACCCAGCCAATCATCAGGCGTCTCATCGCGGGCTCCCGGCGCACGGCAGGTAGTCGCCCAGCGCCTGGGCCACGCTGGGCGTCTGCAGCAAACCACTGCGGTGCAGGAACCCCATGATGTTGCCGACCAGCGGGTGTTGGCGGGTAATCGGGAACACCAGCGCGTTTATTTCATCGCGCAGGGCGTGGCGCACGCTCGCGTCAACGTCCAGGTGTTCGATCAGTTGCAGATCAAAGCGCTGCTGCAGGTCGTTGGTCAGGTAGTGCGCCAGGAACGTGGGCAGGATGTGGGCGATGGTGTCACGGTCGGCTGCGCTTGCCGCCTGCCAGTAGAGGCGCACCAGGCGTGTCCAGAACTGCGCGTGGCGGCCTTCGTCGCACAGATGATCGGCCATCAAGCCACGGAC
Proteins encoded in this region:
- a CDS encoding SRPBCC family protein produces the protein MKPLQPDTLIRNPDSAPQVASVVVACEATRLWGLVGQFAGFDKFIPALSHITMTGEGIGALRTKFFRDGHCVVEQLNSRDDDAMYMTWTALYNTLGIARLWASMRVETLGERCARATWTIVAEPVDAAQAGFEQFVQTFADSALENVRRMLD
- a CDS encoding amino acid adenylation domain-containing protein translates to MRRLMIGWVGVSKALEAVRQWVEQYGHGPGHELADLVIEDGSQPLPTHLAHAPRLSLRLGVGPLNESGLPALQLRSYDREQRLLATQDVPEEPSGNGQRLHRQATDTLAQWVALHVSGLARDPGYLAQPTCANRWPEQGLQGLDALAFMHRFNRTADPTLRQAAQVPMIERLQVSLRTFAGRPALNIAGEVLTYRQLHRQALAIQQQLRPLLADLEVPAVVGVCLEKSAALYGSLLALLGCGAVYLPLAPEHPPQRQQALLESAGAKVLLDDGRHPLRGQFVALDVSRAGDAGIDTTQSLLLQRPNLDAPCMVLFTSGTSGRPKGVLLSQGNLAHFTTWFTTRMALGEESRVLQFASLGFDASLMDIFPSLIAGAQLIVPNEAQRLDPHQLVALIREQRVSHGFLPPAVLSLLPPDLPLGLQHLLTGGEVCEPHVIERLAGQCQLHNLYGPTEATVLVTHRRLQAGDSNCNVGCPIANSQVLILDDDLQPVDEQVMGELYIVGPGVSLGYVDAAQSSDNPFVTLALPDGQAVRAYRSGDLAQWTADGIVLGGRRDGQVKIRGFRVEPQEVEQCLRDSRLYRQVAVVVDAEQRIRGVVARPEPGATLCALKQHARQWLPDYLQPDVWTQLPSLPYASNGKVDRQALLGLPVQATSIGSDQPAQTPLQTQLADLWSELLQVPVAQLSIDDSFFNLGGHSILLSTLLLRIRERFGRSLALNRFFEVPTIRTLALLMADDVLPCAPSGQAVRDAQRSVSVRMLAEDRAGDCRKVIVTGANSFIGVHIVEALLAGGATQVACLVRELPGHSALQRFNQALCEYRLEHLDLSRVRVYPADISQPRLGLDDAVYNELARGFGALVHNAAQVNHVLDYGALAGDNVEPVLECLRLCETGSKKVCNFISTLSACSAMDAAGHILEAPAASSLPLYIKNGYNLSKWVAERLIGRAVAQGAWVNIHRPGNISFNSRNGVCQPQKNRLMLMLKGSLQLGLLPRLAVNYDLMPVDFFARFLAFHCGRFECGRNVFNLHNPQPLSWDHYLDAFSLAGFRFERVSVACWQHALHTVSADNALFGVLGFYLEGLGEDIGDTSMIHHDNARRGVQAMHAQYPEKSPALLRKGCDYLKAIGFL